The following are from one region of the Flavimobilis soli genome:
- a CDS encoding GAF domain-containing protein — MSFTDPRRTEQELLDAVLALAANLELPDVLQTFVETCSRLTGAPYAAINVTDKNDKSTTFVQVGVDERTAAQLEHPPGHHGVLATIPSRGTLVLFDLMKDPAFKGFPPGHPPMHQFLGAAIRVQDSVYGHLYLAEKPGGFTEEDSRIVMALAAAASVAVENAQLYDLAARRERWLRAGQELTTLLLSGEKDEEEVLQEIVSTSRYISGADTAALILPGVRGRLFIEFAEGWSAQDIIGTEVPADGVAGTALASGWGTLLDLSTAPGIRVPVMRRFGPALYAPMGTVEDPVGVLVLLRQPGAEPFDESDLATAETFAGQAAIAMILASARQAQAEAELAGERDRIARDLHDLAIQQLFATGMQLETVRRRAARGVDPSELVSIVEEALDNVDSTVRQIRAIVHALRDPDAATSVVERLRREASLARTGLSFAPSMVITLDGHVIGSENTEGLQVDEDVIDDLVADGLADDVVAVVREGLANAARHAHASSVQVSIDVTSTRPDALPGVILPGEVCVTVTDDGVGLGSVSGRRSGTGNLAARARQHGGTFELMPNPEGQGAVIRWQAPLG, encoded by the coding sequence ATGAGCTTCACCGACCCGCGCCGCACCGAGCAGGAGCTGCTCGACGCGGTCCTGGCCCTCGCGGCCAACCTCGAGCTGCCCGACGTGCTCCAGACGTTCGTCGAGACGTGCTCGCGCCTCACGGGCGCGCCCTACGCGGCGATCAACGTCACCGACAAGAACGACAAGTCGACGACGTTCGTCCAGGTCGGCGTCGACGAGCGCACCGCGGCGCAGCTCGAGCACCCGCCTGGCCACCACGGCGTTCTCGCGACGATCCCGTCGCGCGGCACGCTCGTCCTGTTCGACCTCATGAAGGACCCGGCGTTCAAGGGTTTCCCGCCCGGGCACCCGCCGATGCACCAGTTCCTCGGTGCGGCGATCCGCGTCCAGGACTCCGTCTATGGGCACCTCTACCTCGCGGAGAAGCCCGGCGGCTTCACAGAGGAGGACTCGCGGATCGTCATGGCGCTCGCCGCCGCGGCGAGCGTCGCGGTCGAGAACGCGCAGCTGTACGACCTCGCGGCGCGCCGTGAGCGCTGGCTGCGCGCGGGCCAGGAGCTGACGACGCTGCTTCTGTCGGGAGAGAAGGACGAGGAGGAGGTCCTCCAGGAGATCGTCTCGACGTCGCGGTACATCTCGGGGGCGGACACGGCGGCGCTGATCCTCCCGGGCGTGCGCGGCCGGTTGTTCATCGAGTTCGCCGAGGGCTGGTCGGCGCAGGACATCATCGGCACGGAGGTGCCGGCCGACGGCGTCGCGGGGACGGCGCTCGCGTCCGGGTGGGGCACGCTGCTCGACCTGTCGACCGCGCCGGGTATCCGTGTGCCCGTCATGCGGCGCTTCGGCCCCGCGCTCTACGCGCCGATGGGCACCGTCGAGGACCCTGTGGGCGTGCTCGTGCTGCTCCGCCAGCCGGGTGCTGAGCCGTTCGACGAGTCCGACCTGGCGACCGCCGAGACCTTCGCGGGTCAGGCCGCGATCGCGATGATCCTCGCGTCGGCGCGCCAGGCGCAGGCAGAGGCGGAGCTCGCGGGCGAGCGCGACCGCATCGCACGCGACCTGCACGACCTCGCGATCCAGCAGCTCTTCGCGACCGGCATGCAGCTCGAGACGGTGCGCCGACGCGCCGCGCGCGGCGTCGACCCGAGCGAGCTCGTGAGCATCGTCGAGGAGGCGCTCGACAACGTCGACTCGACCGTGCGCCAGATCCGCGCGATCGTGCACGCGCTGCGCGACCCGGACGCAGCGACGAGCGTCGTGGAGCGTCTGCGACGCGAGGCGTCGCTCGCTCGCACGGGCCTGAGCTTCGCGCCCTCGATGGTCATCACGCTCGACGGCCACGTCATCGGCTCGGAGAACACCGAGGGGCTGCAGGTCGACGAGGACGTGATCGACGACCTCGTGGCCGACGGTCTCGCGGACGACGTCGTCGCGGTCGTGCGCGAGGGCCTCGCGAACGCCGCCCGGCACGCGCACGCGTCGTCGGTCCAGGTGAGCATCGACGTCACGAGCACGCGCCCTGACGCCCTGCCGGGCGTGATCCTGCCCGGCGAGGTGTGCGTGACGGTCACCGACGACGGCGTGGGCCTCGGTTCGGTGTCCGGGCGCCGCTCGGGCACGGGCAACCTCGCGGCGCGTGCCCGCCAGCACGGCGGGACGTTCGAGCTCATGCCGAACCCGGAGGGTCAGGGCGCCGTCATCCGCTGGCAGGCGCCGCTCGGCTGA
- a CDS encoding dipeptidase — MSDSTPDQTSTTSQGGDVARLRTAVERHMPRGLADLAELVAIPSIADPQVVPPERCTEAALWVRDALRDLGIDSELVPTPDGTDAVIGYREGPAGSPTVLLYAHYDVQPPLDEAAWTTPPFELTERGGRLYGRGAADCKGNIVAHLTALRALRDEAEAAGTDGYPVTLRVVVEGSEEQGTGGLEQYLLAHPDELPADVVLVADAGNVAEGVPTLTTSLRGSADIDVEVRTLAGPLHSGQYGGAAPDPLGALIAMLASLRDGDGVVTVDGLDASGTWDGAQYDPETFRKDASILDGVEITGRGTVSDTLWARPALTVTGIDGPRVVGAVNAVQASARAHLNLRVPPGTDPAEAQDLLVAHLERRVPWGAHLKIDRDAPGKPFSARTDGPAFAVLGRALADAFGVDSTVTAGEGGSIPLCSVFQEVNPDAEIVLMGCEEPAALIHAPNESVSPHEIEKLALGEALFLTRLGAATA; from the coding sequence GTGAGCGACTCCACGCCCGACCAGACCAGCACCACGTCTCAGGGCGGGGACGTCGCACGGCTGCGCACCGCCGTCGAGCGCCACATGCCGCGCGGTCTCGCCGACCTCGCCGAGCTCGTCGCGATCCCGTCGATCGCCGACCCGCAGGTCGTGCCGCCCGAGCGCTGCACCGAGGCCGCGCTGTGGGTGCGTGACGCGCTGCGCGACCTCGGCATCGACTCCGAGCTCGTGCCGACGCCGGACGGCACCGACGCGGTCATCGGCTACCGCGAGGGCCCTGCGGGCTCGCCGACCGTCCTCCTCTACGCGCACTACGACGTCCAGCCACCCCTCGACGAGGCCGCGTGGACCACGCCGCCCTTCGAGCTGACCGAGCGCGGCGGCCGTCTCTACGGGCGCGGTGCGGCGGACTGCAAGGGGAACATCGTCGCCCACCTCACCGCCCTGCGTGCCCTGCGCGACGAGGCCGAGGCAGCCGGCACGGACGGCTACCCGGTCACTTTGCGCGTCGTCGTCGAGGGGTCCGAGGAGCAGGGGACGGGCGGACTCGAGCAGTACCTGCTCGCGCACCCCGACGAGCTCCCGGCCGACGTCGTCCTTGTCGCCGACGCGGGCAACGTCGCCGAGGGCGTCCCGACGCTCACGACGTCGCTGCGGGGCTCCGCCGACATCGACGTCGAGGTCCGCACGCTCGCGGGACCGCTCCACTCAGGTCAGTACGGCGGCGCCGCACCCGACCCGCTCGGCGCCCTCATCGCGATGCTCGCGAGCCTGCGCGACGGCGACGGCGTCGTCACGGTCGACGGCCTCGACGCGAGCGGCACGTGGGACGGCGCGCAGTACGACCCCGAGACGTTCCGCAAGGACGCGAGCATCCTCGACGGTGTCGAGATCACGGGCCGCGGCACCGTGAGCGACACCCTGTGGGCGCGGCCTGCCCTCACCGTCACGGGCATCGACGGCCCGCGCGTCGTCGGCGCGGTCAACGCGGTCCAGGCGAGCGCCCGTGCCCACCTGAACCTCCGCGTCCCGCCGGGCACCGACCCGGCCGAGGCGCAGGACCTCCTCGTCGCGCACCTCGAGCGGCGCGTGCCGTGGGGCGCCCACCTGAAGATCGACCGCGACGCTCCCGGCAAGCCGTTCAGCGCCCGCACCGACGGCCCCGCGTTCGCGGTGCTCGGCCGGGCGCTCGCCGATGCGTTCGGCGTCGACTCGACGGTCACCGCGGGCGAGGGCGGGTCCATCCCGCTGTGCTCGGTGTTCCAGGAGGTCAACCCCGACGCGGAGATCGTGCTCATGGGCTGCGAGGAGCCTGCTGCGCTCATCCACGCGCCCAACGAGAGCGTGTCCCCGCACGAGATCGAGAAGCTGGCCCTCGGCGAGGCGCTCTTCCTCACGCGACTCGGCGCCGCGACCGCCTGA
- the cydB gene encoding cytochrome d ubiquinol oxidase subunit II, protein MDLPVLWFILIAVLWAGYLVLEGFDFGVGMLLPVLGRKDKDRRAIINTIGPVWDGNEVWLLTAGGATFAAFPEWYATLFSGFYLPLLLILLALIVRGVSFEYRGKISDPRWAAWCDRGIIVGSWLPAILWGVAFANLVRGVELDASHTFTGGFFSLLSPFALLGGAVTLGLFLTHGAVFLALKTDGDIRTRARALGLKLSTGTTVAAGLWAVWAQLAYSVAWTWAAVLVAAVSLVLVVVMVAKDREGWAFIFSALGIVAAVVLIFGSMYPDVMPAIDPANSLNIRNASSTDYTLTVMTWVAVALVPVVLLYQSWTYWVFKKRITVAHIPEPIGLSLKKTDDLTSA, encoded by the coding sequence ATGGACCTCCCCGTCCTCTGGTTCATCCTCATCGCCGTCCTGTGGGCCGGCTACCTCGTCCTCGAGGGATTCGACTTTGGCGTGGGCATGCTCCTGCCCGTCCTCGGCCGCAAGGACAAGGACCGCCGCGCGATCATCAACACCATCGGGCCCGTCTGGGACGGCAACGAGGTGTGGCTGCTCACGGCAGGCGGCGCGACGTTCGCCGCGTTCCCCGAGTGGTACGCGACCCTCTTCTCCGGGTTCTACCTGCCGCTGCTGCTGATCCTGCTCGCGCTCATCGTCCGCGGCGTCTCCTTCGAGTACCGCGGCAAGATCTCCGACCCGCGCTGGGCAGCCTGGTGCGACCGCGGCATCATCGTGGGCTCGTGGCTGCCCGCGATCCTGTGGGGCGTCGCGTTCGCCAACCTGGTCCGCGGCGTCGAGCTCGACGCGTCGCACACGTTCACCGGCGGGTTCTTCTCGCTGCTGAGCCCGTTCGCCCTCCTCGGCGGTGCCGTGACGCTCGGCCTGTTCCTCACGCACGGCGCAGTGTTCCTCGCGCTCAAGACCGACGGTGACATCCGCACCCGCGCTCGCGCCCTCGGCCTGAAGCTCTCGACCGGCACGACCGTCGCCGCCGGCCTGTGGGCGGTCTGGGCGCAGCTCGCCTACTCGGTCGCGTGGACCTGGGCCGCCGTCCTCGTCGCTGCCGTGAGCCTCGTGCTCGTCGTCGTCATGGTCGCCAAGGACCGCGAGGGCTGGGCGTTCATCTTCTCGGCGCTCGGCATCGTCGCGGCCGTCGTGCTGATCTTCGGCTCGATGTACCCCGACGTCATGCCCGCGATCGACCCGGCGAACTCGCTCAACATCCGCAACGCGAGCTCGACGGACTACACGCTCACCGTGATGACCTGGGTCGCCGTCGCGCTCGTGCCGGTCGTCCTGCTCTACCAGAGCTGGACGTACTGGGTGTTCAAGAAGCGCATCACGGTCGCCCACATCCCCGAGCCGATCGGTCTGTCGCTCAAGAAGACGGACGACCTCACGTCCGCGTGA
- the cydC gene encoding thiol reductant ABC exporter subunit CydC: MSTPAPARDDVLRRAIALLDVDRRRVVSAVLLGSLALGSAIALAAVSAWLIARASQMPPVLTLSVATVSVRAFGISRGVFRYLERLASHEVALRGMANLRTTVYERLAAGRLDAVAALRRGDLLARVGADVDAVGDVVVRALVPAGVAAVLGVGSVALVAAFLPSAAVVLLVCLLVAGVLSPWLTARATRATEIASAAARAEMSDAALTVLEDSAALRVSGQLPAQLARLQAAEDDLADAVDHGARPLATSAALANAAVGVAVLGAILLGIPAVGAGTLAPVELAVVVLSPLAMFEATSVLPAAAVQVLRSREAAARVLELLDGAADAPAADALDAAVEAPADGPAHIRAKGVTAGWPGHAPVLGGLDVDLSPGRLVALVGPSGAGKTTTLLTLAGLLPPHAGDLTTRRADVAVTPEDAHVFRTTLLENLRVARGDVTPDEAREALEAVGLDTWLSGLPDGLDTDLGPGGATVSGGERRRLLLARALLTRAPLVAVDEPAEHMDDDAARSLFAEVLPRLVADGRGVILATHRLSGLEAADEVLVLERRDDGVAHVARRGTHEYLLSHDPAYRGAYDHEQAAARPAPEHGSPTA; this comes from the coding sequence ATGAGCACGCCCGCACCCGCCCGTGACGACGTGCTGCGCCGCGCGATCGCGCTGCTCGACGTCGACCGCCGCCGCGTCGTCAGCGCCGTGCTGCTCGGCAGCCTCGCCCTCGGCTCGGCCATCGCCCTCGCCGCCGTCTCGGCATGGCTCATCGCGCGCGCGTCGCAGATGCCACCCGTCCTGACGCTGTCGGTCGCGACCGTCTCCGTGCGCGCGTTCGGCATCTCGCGCGGCGTGTTCCGGTACCTCGAGCGGCTCGCGTCGCACGAGGTCGCGCTGCGCGGCATGGCCAACCTCCGCACGACCGTGTACGAGCGCCTGGCCGCCGGCCGCCTCGACGCGGTCGCGGCGCTGCGCCGCGGCGACCTGCTCGCGCGCGTCGGCGCGGACGTCGACGCGGTCGGCGACGTCGTCGTGCGAGCACTCGTGCCCGCGGGCGTCGCCGCGGTCCTCGGCGTCGGGTCCGTCGCGCTCGTCGCGGCGTTCCTGCCGTCGGCCGCCGTCGTGCTGCTCGTGTGCCTCCTCGTCGCAGGCGTGCTCTCGCCCTGGCTCACGGCCCGCGCGACGCGCGCGACCGAGATCGCGTCCGCGGCGGCGCGCGCCGAGATGTCCGACGCCGCGCTCACCGTCCTCGAGGACTCCGCAGCCCTGCGCGTCTCGGGCCAGCTCCCCGCACAGCTCGCGCGGCTGCAGGCCGCGGAGGACGACCTCGCGGACGCCGTCGACCACGGCGCGCGACCGCTCGCGACGAGCGCAGCGCTCGCGAACGCCGCCGTCGGCGTCGCGGTGCTCGGCGCGATCCTGCTCGGCATTCCCGCCGTCGGCGCCGGCACCCTCGCGCCCGTCGAGCTCGCCGTCGTCGTCCTCTCCCCTCTCGCGATGTTCGAGGCGACGAGCGTCCTGCCCGCGGCCGCCGTGCAGGTGCTGCGGTCGCGCGAGGCAGCCGCGCGCGTCCTCGAGCTGCTCGACGGCGCAGCCGACGCCCCCGCGGCGGACGCGCTCGACGCGGCCGTCGAGGCACCGGCCGACGGCCCCGCCCACATCCGCGCGAAGGGCGTCACCGCCGGCTGGCCGGGGCACGCCCCGGTCCTCGGCGGTCTCGACGTCGACCTCTCCCCCGGCCGCCTCGTCGCGCTCGTCGGCCCGAGCGGCGCCGGCAAGACGACGACGCTCCTCACGCTCGCCGGCCTGCTCCCGCCGCACGCCGGCGACCTGACGACCCGGCGCGCGGACGTCGCCGTCACCCCCGAGGACGCGCACGTCTTCCGCACGACGCTCCTCGAGAACCTGCGCGTCGCCCGCGGCGACGTCACCCCCGACGAGGCGCGAGAGGCGCTCGAGGCCGTCGGCCTCGACACGTGGCTCTCCGGCCTGCCCGACGGTCTCGACACCGACCTCGGCCCCGGCGGGGCCACGGTCTCGGGCGGCGAGCGACGCCGTCTGCTCCTCGCCCGCGCCCTGCTCACCCGGGCACCGCTCGTCGCGGTCGACGAGCCTGCCGAGCACATGGACGACGACGCGGCACGCTCCCTTTTCGCCGAGGTCCTTCCCCGGCTCGTCGCCGACGGCCGCGGCGTCATCCTCGCAACGCACCGCCTCTCCGGGCTCGAAGCCGCCGACGAGGTGCTCGTCCTCGAGCGGCGTGACGACGGCGTCGCGCACGTCGCCCGACGCGGCACGCACGAATACCTCCTGAGCCACGATCCTGCGTACCGTGGGGCCTACGACCACGAGCAGGCCGCCGCGCGGCCCGCCCCGGAGCACGGGAGCCCCACCGCATGA
- the cydD gene encoding thiol reductant ABC exporter subunit CydD: MKPLDPRLLRHARPARRYVLLTAATGVATTGLVVAQAILVAAILAPAVSDARPLADAWHLVAWLAAVVTVRAGVVHLQERFAHRAATRTIIDLRRQVVTAAVARGPRWLAGGEGPATVTLATRGLEDLEPYFVRYLPQLLLAATLTPATLAVVWWHDWVAGVIILATIPLVPIFMTLVGQLTQGVSDRRLATMQRLGSQVLDLVAGLPTLRALGREKGPAARVRALGDAHRRATMGTLRVAFLSGMVLELLTTLCVAVVAVSVGLRLVSGGFDLQTGLVVIVLAPEVFLPLRQVGLHFHASTDGLAAADAAFAVIESPEARPEHPGAADPFDGGTFAGVRLTGVSVRAPGRDVVAPDSLDLDVAPGRVVALVGPNGAGKSTAVLALLGLEPVDAGTIAVRTADPGGQVSETSLDDLDLAAWHRQVAWVPQRAVLTPGTVLDAVRGTTGPTEDTSAEHAPSPEVLDAARLTGLDRVVESLPAGWATRVGTGGVGLSLGQRQRVVLTRALVTAKPLVVLDEPTAHLDALSEQQVLDAVATMRAAGRAVLVVAHRAALVELADDVVEVSARALDPAADAVDDTGAEVTR; this comes from the coding sequence GTGAAGCCCCTCGACCCTCGACTCCTCCGGCACGCCCGTCCCGCCCGACGCTACGTACTGCTGACGGCGGCGACGGGCGTCGCCACGACGGGGCTCGTCGTCGCCCAGGCGATCCTGGTCGCCGCGATCCTCGCGCCTGCCGTGTCGGACGCGCGTCCGCTCGCGGACGCGTGGCACCTCGTCGCGTGGCTCGCCGCGGTCGTCACGGTGCGCGCCGGCGTCGTGCACCTGCAGGAGCGGTTCGCGCACCGCGCCGCGACGCGCACGATCATCGACCTGCGCCGCCAGGTCGTCACCGCCGCCGTCGCGCGCGGGCCGCGCTGGCTCGCGGGCGGCGAAGGTCCCGCGACCGTCACGCTCGCGACGCGCGGGCTCGAGGACCTCGAGCCGTACTTCGTGCGCTACCTCCCCCAGCTGCTGCTCGCGGCGACGCTCACGCCAGCGACGCTCGCCGTCGTCTGGTGGCACGACTGGGTGGCGGGCGTGATCATCCTCGCGACGATCCCGCTCGTGCCGATCTTCATGACCCTCGTCGGCCAGCTCACGCAAGGCGTCTCCGACCGGCGCCTCGCAACGATGCAGCGGCTCGGCTCTCAGGTCCTCGACCTCGTCGCGGGCCTGCCGACGCTGCGCGCGCTCGGCCGCGAGAAGGGCCCGGCCGCCCGCGTCCGCGCGCTCGGCGACGCGCACCGCCGCGCGACGATGGGCACGCTGCGCGTCGCGTTCCTGTCGGGGATGGTCCTCGAGCTGCTGACGACGCTGTGCGTCGCGGTCGTCGCCGTCTCGGTCGGCCTGCGCCTCGTCTCCGGCGGCTTCGACCTGCAGACGGGCCTCGTCGTCATCGTGCTCGCACCCGAGGTGTTCCTGCCGCTGCGGCAGGTGGGCCTGCACTTCCACGCGTCGACCGACGGCCTCGCGGCCGCCGACGCCGCATTCGCCGTCATCGAGTCCCCCGAGGCGCGGCCGGAGCACCCGGGCGCCGCTGACCCGTTCGACGGCGGCACGTTCGCAGGCGTCCGTCTCACCGGTGTGAGCGTGCGGGCGCCGGGGCGCGACGTCGTCGCGCCCGACAGCCTCGACCTCGACGTCGCGCCCGGTCGCGTCGTCGCGCTCGTCGGCCCCAACGGGGCCGGGAAGTCGACCGCGGTCCTCGCGCTCCTCGGCCTCGAGCCCGTCGACGCCGGGACCATCGCCGTCCGCACGGCCGACCCGGGCGGCCAGGTGTCCGAGACCTCGCTCGACGACCTCGACCTCGCCGCGTGGCACCGCCAGGTCGCCTGGGTGCCGCAGCGCGCCGTCCTCACGCCCGGGACCGTCCTCGACGCCGTCCGCGGCACGACTGGTCCAACCGAGGACACCTCCGCGGAGCACGCGCCCTCCCCCGAGGTGCTCGACGCCGCCCGCCTCACCGGCCTCGACCGCGTCGTCGAGTCTCTCCCCGCGGGCTGGGCCACGCGCGTCGGCACCGGCGGGGTGGGTCTGAGCCTCGGCCAGCGCCAGCGTGTCGTCCTCACGCGCGCCCTCGTCACCGCCAAGCCGCTCGTCGTCCTCGACGAGCCGACCGCCCACCTCGACGCGCTGTCCGAGCAGCAGGTGCTCGACGCCGTCGCCACGATGCGCGCCGCAGGGCGCGCCGTGCTCGTCGTCGCACACCGCGCAGCGCTCGTCGAGCTCGCCGACGACGTCGTCGAGGTCAGCGCCCGAGCGCTCGACCCCGCAGCGGACGCGGTCGACGACACCGGCGCGGAGGTGACCCGATGA
- a CDS encoding cytochrome ubiquinol oxidase subunit I translates to MDVLDLGRWQFGITTVYHFIFVPLTIGLSPLVAGLQTAWVRTGDEKWLKLTKFFGKLLLINFAIGVVTGIVQEFQFGMNWSEYSRFVGDVFGAPLAMEALAAFFIESTFLGLWIFGWGRLPKKIHLACIWAVALATNLSAYFILAANSWMQHPVGAIFNEETGRAELVDIWAVLTNNTVLAAFPHTITAAFVTAGTFVAAISAWWMVRLVRSKKAENVTLAKTVYRSGLRLGMWVMLVAGVGVAFTGHWQAQLMFEQQPAKMAAAEGLCHTEQGADFSILTIGNLNGDCESVRHLIALPNLTSFLATNTFDAEIKGTIQIQDEMTQKFGATRGEHSEIVGVDAPTDGTADQELSYIPNLAVTYWSFRLMIGFGIFSAALALGGLWVTRKGGVSDSRWIKRIALVAIPAPFLASAFGWIFTEMGRQPWVVYPNPNPSGVDGVWMMTWRGVSTAVGSGSVITSLVAFTLVYGALAVVWGKLMHRYAIEGVPTEVHDESPEANPDKDEDAPLSFAY, encoded by the coding sequence GTGGACGTACTCGACCTCGGCAGATGGCAGTTCGGCATCACGACCGTCTACCACTTCATCTTCGTCCCGCTCACGATCGGCCTGTCGCCGCTCGTGGCCGGCCTCCAGACCGCGTGGGTCAGGACCGGGGACGAGAAGTGGCTCAAGCTCACGAAGTTCTTCGGCAAGCTGCTGCTCATCAACTTCGCGATCGGTGTCGTGACGGGCATCGTCCAGGAGTTCCAGTTCGGCATGAACTGGAGCGAGTACTCGCGCTTCGTCGGTGACGTCTTCGGCGCGCCGCTCGCGATGGAGGCGCTCGCCGCCTTCTTCATCGAGTCGACGTTCCTCGGTCTGTGGATCTTCGGGTGGGGTCGCCTGCCCAAGAAGATCCACCTCGCGTGCATCTGGGCCGTCGCCCTCGCGACCAACCTCTCCGCGTACTTCATCCTCGCGGCCAACTCGTGGATGCAGCACCCCGTCGGTGCGATCTTCAACGAGGAGACCGGCCGCGCCGAGCTCGTCGACATCTGGGCCGTGCTCACCAACAACACGGTGCTCGCCGCGTTCCCGCACACGATCACCGCCGCGTTCGTCACGGCCGGCACGTTCGTCGCTGCGATCAGCGCCTGGTGGATGGTCCGCCTCGTCCGCTCCAAGAAGGCCGAGAACGTCACCCTCGCCAAGACGGTCTACCGCTCGGGCCTGCGCCTGGGCATGTGGGTCATGCTCGTCGCCGGTGTGGGCGTCGCCTTCACCGGCCACTGGCAGGCGCAGCTCATGTTCGAGCAGCAGCCCGCCAAGATGGCCGCGGCCGAGGGCCTGTGCCACACGGAGCAGGGCGCCGACTTCTCGATCCTGACGATCGGCAACCTCAACGGCGACTGCGAGAGCGTCCGCCACCTCATCGCGCTGCCCAACCTCACCTCGTTCCTCGCGACGAACACGTTCGACGCCGAGATCAAGGGCACGATCCAGATCCAGGACGAGATGACCCAGAAGTTCGGCGCGACCCGCGGCGAGCACTCCGAGATCGTCGGCGTCGACGCCCCCACGGACGGCACCGCCGACCAGGAGCTCAGCTACATCCCGAACCTCGCGGTCACCTACTGGTCCTTCCGCCTGATGATCGGCTTCGGCATCTTCTCCGCAGCTCTCGCGCTCGGCGGCCTCTGGGTCACCCGCAAGGGCGGCGTCAGCGACTCGAGGTGGATCAAGCGCATCGCTCTCGTCGCCATCCCGGCGCCGTTCCTCGCCTCCGCGTTCGGCTGGATCTTCACCGAGATGGGCCGCCAGCCCTGGGTCGTGTACCCCAACCCGAACCCGAGCGGCGTCGACGGCGTCTGGATGATGACGTGGCGCGGCGTCTCGACCGCCGTCGGCTCCGGCTCGGTCATCACCTCGCTCGTGGCCTTCACCCTCGTCTACGGCGCCCTCGCCGTCGTCTGGGGCAAGCTCATGCACCGCTACGCGATCGAGGGCGTCCCGACCGAGGTCCACGACGAGTCGCCCGAGGCGAACCCCGACAAGGACGAGGACGCCCCGCTGTCCTTCGCCTACTGA